A genomic stretch from bacterium includes:
- a CDS encoding chorismate mutase codes for MWKKGKWQEKLNKHRYVIDKVDYKIVDLLAERMQASEKIGEIKAELGLPIYVPEREAEVIRKRQIVGGIYSLDEEFVKILFKLIMDESKKRQRELIEVSERRNYAISA; via the coding sequence ATGTGGAAAAAGGGAAAGTGGCAGGAAAAGCTGAATAAACACCGATATGTAATAGACAAGGTTGATTATAAGATTGTTGATTTGCTCGCAGAAAGAATGCAAGCCAGCGAAAAAATTGGAGAAATTAAAGCCGAACTGGGCTTGCCCATATATGTGCCGGAAAGAGAAGCTGAGGTTATAAGAAAGAGACAAATTGTAGGAGGAATATACTCCCTCGATGAGGAATTCGTGAAAATTCTCTTTAAACTGATTATGGATGAGAGCAAAAAGAGGCAGAGAGAATTAATCGAAGTATCAGAAAGGAGAAATTATGCAATATCCGCCTAA